Proteins encoded together in one Catellatospora citrea window:
- the nudC gene encoding NAD(+) diphosphatase — protein MSETPAARSDLDRAAFRRADPQWLADAWSRGRVVVIGDDGRALIRDDRLVLFGSDQVGAAGPAGEPLFLGVDAGGTAYFAVNRELPEVPGAEPKHLWEVGADLPPRETALLTQALALVRWHRDHLYAPRSGKPTTVEQGGWVRRDADGELHFPRTDPAVIMAVHDGAAGPQGRILLGANVVWAGAAKRRYSVLAGFVEAGETAEDAVAREVYEEAGVRVSDIRYHGSQAFPYPRSLMLGFLAIADPAAAPLRTDPDELLDAQWFTRERIARVLDGSDDSFTLPNRSSIAHQLVLRWLREG, from the coding sequence ATGAGTGAGACGCCTGCGGCCCGGTCGGATCTCGACCGGGCCGCGTTCCGGCGCGCCGACCCGCAGTGGCTGGCCGACGCGTGGTCCCGCGGCCGGGTGGTCGTGATCGGAGACGACGGGCGCGCGCTGATCCGCGACGACCGGCTGGTGCTGTTCGGTTCGGACCAGGTCGGCGCCGCCGGCCCGGCCGGGGAGCCGCTGTTCCTCGGCGTCGACGCGGGTGGCACGGCCTACTTCGCGGTGAACCGCGAGCTGCCCGAGGTGCCCGGCGCCGAGCCGAAGCACCTGTGGGAGGTCGGTGCGGACCTGCCGCCGCGCGAGACGGCGCTGCTGACCCAGGCGCTGGCGCTGGTGCGCTGGCACCGCGACCACCTCTACGCCCCGCGCAGCGGCAAGCCGACCACGGTGGAGCAGGGCGGCTGGGTGCGCCGGGACGCCGACGGGGAGCTGCACTTCCCGCGCACCGATCCGGCCGTGATCATGGCGGTGCACGACGGGGCGGCCGGTCCGCAGGGCCGCATCCTGCTCGGCGCGAACGTGGTGTGGGCCGGGGCCGCCAAGCGCCGCTACTCGGTGCTGGCCGGCTTCGTCGAGGCGGGGGAGACCGCCGAGGACGCGGTCGCCCGCGAGGTGTACGAGGAGGCGGGGGTGCGGGTGTCCGACATCCGCTACCACGGCAGCCAGGCCTTCCCGTACCCCCGGTCGCTGATGCTGGGCTTCCTCGCGATCGCCGACCCGGCGGCCGCGCCGCTGCGCACCGACCCGGACGAGCTGCTCGACGCGCAGTGGTTCACGCGCGAGCGGATCGCCCGGGTGCTGGACGGGTCAGACGACTCCTTCACGCTCCCGAACCGGTCCTCCATCGCCCACCAGCTCGTGCTGCGCTGGCTCCGGGAGGGCTGA
- a CDS encoding MFS transporter: MRAVLRRPDFRLLFAGLFFSMTAESMLVLALAIWAKDLTGSDGMAGTAILCVVLPVMFAPLLGVVVDRFRRRPFLIASLVGSAVMLTPLLAVDGREDLWILFAVAVGYGVSYILVSGSLNGLIKEVIPPDLLAEANGALQTVRQGLRLVGPLLGAALYAATKGWGLAALGMAGFLIAAGVITVLRVAENKPERTEQHWVAEVGAGVRHLTGSVPLRRALIGNVISILVFGFSETVFFAFVDQGLHRPPAFIGVLISVQGVGGLLGGLTSAWLIRRVGELSANAIGIALFLPLLLTSLTPNLWLAFATCLISGFGLPYLLVGLMTLMQRTTPAALMGRVSAAMDALISAPQTLAIGFGAVLIELVDFRLLLVAMSVVMAVSALYLWVARGLTPPSALPEPAQHELVGDGGPVREREGVV, translated from the coding sequence ATGCGCGCCGTACTGCGCCGACCCGACTTCCGCCTGCTCTTCGCGGGCCTGTTCTTCAGCATGACCGCCGAGTCGATGCTGGTGCTCGCGCTGGCCATCTGGGCCAAGGACCTCACCGGCTCCGACGGCATGGCGGGCACCGCGATCCTGTGCGTGGTCCTGCCGGTCATGTTCGCGCCGCTGCTCGGTGTCGTGGTGGACCGGTTCCGTCGCCGCCCGTTCCTGATCGCGTCCCTGGTCGGCTCGGCGGTGATGCTGACCCCGCTGCTGGCCGTCGACGGCCGCGAGGACCTGTGGATCCTGTTCGCCGTCGCGGTCGGCTACGGCGTCTCCTACATCCTGGTCAGCGGCTCGCTCAACGGCCTGATCAAGGAGGTCATCCCGCCGGACCTGCTGGCCGAGGCCAACGGTGCACTGCAGACGGTGCGGCAGGGCCTGCGCCTGGTGGGGCCGCTGCTGGGGGCCGCGCTCTACGCCGCCACCAAGGGCTGGGGCCTGGCCGCGCTCGGCATGGCGGGTTTCCTCATCGCGGCCGGTGTCATCACCGTGCTGCGGGTGGCCGAGAACAAGCCCGAGCGCACCGAGCAGCACTGGGTGGCCGAGGTCGGCGCGGGCGTACGCCATCTGACCGGCAGCGTGCCGCTGCGCCGCGCCCTGATCGGCAACGTGATCTCGATCCTCGTCTTCGGCTTCAGCGAGACCGTCTTCTTCGCCTTCGTCGACCAGGGCCTGCACCGGCCGCCGGCGTTCATCGGCGTGCTGATCAGCGTCCAGGGCGTCGGCGGCCTGCTCGGCGGCCTGACCTCGGCCTGGCTGATCCGCCGGGTCGGCGAGCTGTCCGCCAACGCCATCGGCATCGCGCTGTTCCTGCCGCTGCTGCTCACCAGCCTGACCCCGAACCTGTGGCTGGCCTTCGCCACCTGCCTGATCTCCGGGTTCGGCCTGCCCTACCTGCTCGTCGGTCTGATGACGCTGATGCAGCGCACCACCCCCGCCGCCCTGATGGGCCGGGTCTCAGCGGCGATGGACGCGCTGATCAGCGCACCGCAGACGCTCGCGATCGGCTTCGGCGCGGTGCTCATCGAGCTGGTCGACTTCCGGCTGCTGCTGGTCGCCATGAGCGTCGTGATGGCGGTGTCGGCGCTCTACCTGTGGGTCGCGCGCGGGCTGACGCCGCCCTCAGCCCTCCCGGAGCCAGCGCAGCACGAGCTGGTGGGCGATGGAGGACCGGTTCGGGAGCGTGAAGGAGTCGTCTGA
- a CDS encoding winged helix-turn-helix domain-containing protein yields the protein MTERLPMRDITDPRMLRAMAHPLRLRLINELGLHGPATATQLAERVGESAANCSWHLRQLAKFGFIEEAEGGVGRNRPWRWVPMGNRWGGPDEPPELMQAGSELNATLLAQELALRDQWDEQRQSDDTSWRHAAFTVQNVTWLTADELKALEDELVAVLTKHNQRITDPASRPEGSRPVRMVAWANPNPS from the coding sequence GTGACGGAGAGATTGCCGATGCGGGACATCACCGACCCGCGGATGTTGCGGGCGATGGCGCACCCCTTGCGGTTGCGGCTGATCAATGAGCTGGGGTTGCACGGGCCGGCCACCGCCACGCAGCTGGCCGAGCGGGTCGGGGAGTCGGCGGCGAACTGCTCGTGGCACCTGCGGCAGCTGGCGAAGTTCGGGTTCATCGAGGAGGCCGAGGGCGGCGTGGGCCGCAACCGGCCGTGGCGCTGGGTGCCGATGGGCAACCGGTGGGGCGGGCCGGACGAGCCGCCGGAGCTGATGCAGGCGGGCAGCGAGCTGAACGCGACGTTGCTGGCCCAGGAATTGGCGCTGCGCGACCAGTGGGACGAGCAGCGGCAGAGCGACGACACCTCGTGGCGGCACGCCGCCTTCACCGTCCAGAACGTCACCTGGCTGACCGCCGACGAGCTGAAGGCGCTGGAGGACGAACTGGTCGCGGTGCTGACCAAGCACAACCAGCGCATCACGGACCCGGCCTCCCGGCCCGAGGGCTCCCGCCCGGTCCGCATGGTCGCCTGGGCCAACCCCAACCCCAGCTGA
- a CDS encoding helix-turn-helix domain-containing protein, whose protein sequence is MPRGSSPIVRRQRLGVELRRLRETAGLTGEQVVDQVGWAAKSKLSRLENGRSRPDLADVLDLLDLYQVCGRDRDQLVAIARDAGNTRGWLRAYPVMTQRQRGYAELEAGSARIREYGLAMIPGLLQTPEYARARILSSRPLSGSASSADPVPAQRVNPQVGPVAELPAPQEPDTEVAARLARQTILTRTPDAPSYEAILDEQALLGRGAPDDVRDGQLAHLATLAQLPNVTIRVLPRAATVGQHFIPHTGFSIYHFPDPDDPETVAVETLARELVLTDRNSVERYARVFGWLGEAALDPARSRAWISARIS, encoded by the coding sequence TTGCCGCGAGGATCCAGCCCGATCGTCCGCCGCCAGCGCCTCGGCGTGGAGCTGCGCCGCCTGCGTGAGACCGCCGGTCTCACCGGCGAGCAGGTCGTCGACCAGGTGGGCTGGGCGGCCAAGTCGAAACTGTCGCGGTTGGAGAACGGGCGCAGCCGCCCGGACCTCGCCGACGTGCTGGACCTGCTCGACCTCTACCAGGTGTGCGGGCGGGACCGGGACCAGCTGGTGGCGATCGCGCGGGACGCCGGCAACACGCGTGGCTGGCTGCGGGCCTATCCGGTGATGACACAGCGGCAGCGCGGTTACGCCGAGCTGGAGGCGGGCAGCGCCCGCATCAGGGAGTACGGCCTGGCGATGATCCCCGGTCTGCTGCAGACACCGGAGTATGCGCGGGCGCGCATCCTGTCCTCGCGCCCGCTGTCCGGATCGGCGTCGTCGGCCGACCCGGTGCCGGCGCAGCGGGTGAACCCGCAGGTGGGGCCGGTGGCCGAACTGCCCGCGCCGCAGGAGCCGGACACCGAGGTGGCGGCCCGGCTGGCCCGCCAGACGATCCTGACCCGGACCCCGGACGCGCCGAGCTACGAGGCGATCCTCGACGAGCAGGCACTACTGGGCCGCGGCGCGCCGGACGACGTGCGGGACGGGCAGCTGGCCCATCTCGCGACGCTCGCGCAGTTACCGAACGTGACGATCAGAGTACTGCCGCGCGCGGCGACGGTCGGCCAGCACTTCATACCGCATACGGGATTCTCTATCTATCACTTTCCCGACCCGGATGACCCGGAGACGGTGGCCGTGGAGACACTCGCCCGTGAGCTGGTGCTCACCGACCGCAACAGCGTCGAGCGATACGCGCGCGTCTTCGGCTGGCTCGGTGAGGCCGCGTTGGACCCGGCGCGGTCCCGGGCGTGGATAAGCGCCCGGATCAGCTGA
- a CDS encoding mycoredoxin yields MLTMYSTTWCGYCHRLRSQLDREGITYTVIDIEQDPNAADFVMSVNGGNQTVPTLRFADGSALTNPSIVQVKAHLAALAETAADPA; encoded by the coding sequence ATGCTGACCATGTACTCGACCACGTGGTGTGGTTACTGCCACCGGCTGCGCAGCCAGCTCGACCGTGAGGGCATCACCTACACGGTGATCGACATCGAGCAGGACCCCAACGCGGCGGACTTCGTCATGAGCGTGAACGGCGGCAACCAGACCGTGCCGACGCTGCGCTTCGCCGACGGCAGCGCCCTGACCAACCCCAGCATCGTCCAGGTCAAGGCCCACCTCGCCGCCCTCGCCGAAACCGCCGCCGACCCCGCCTGA
- a CDS encoding ATP-dependent DNA helicase UvrD2: MLSGLDEEQAAAVTAPPGPVCILAGAGTGKTRAITHRIAHRVVTGQVQPKHVLAVTFTARAAAQLRERLAGLDAHGVQARTFHAAALRQLRFFAPRLLRGREMPELVESKARLIVLAAARAGVRADRTGARDLAAEIEWSKSSLVEPGEYVVAAAKAGRETPLDAAQVAAVYTAYEHVKRQQGVIDFEDLLRAMCWGIEEHSDVAEQVRAQYRHFVVDEYQDVNPLQQRLLEAWLGNRTDLTVVGDAAQTIYSFTGATSSYLVDFARNHRNATVVRLVRDYRSTPQVVGLANAVIRQARGSEARLRLDLVGQRPAGPEPDARVFADEHNEAVAVARRCADLIAAGTPAAEIAVLFRANAQSETYEEALADAGVPYVLRGGERFFERAEIRQAMVALRSASRADGGDDLVATVSAVLVGLGWQPERPPSGGAARERWEALAALVRLAAEFRPGPGAEEGLAGFTAELGRRAHAQHAPTVAGVTLASLHSAKGLEWDAVFLVGLVEGTMPTAYARSAEALEEERRLLYVGITRARRLLWLSYGEARSSGGRARRPCRFLQGVPGLAPFGGQTAAPRAERPAPGAPRVPRKTVIVSCRVCGATLLAGPERKLGRCAGCPSSLDEELFERLGDWRARVAAAAKIPAYVVFTDATLTALAERQPSDRAGLVEIAGIGPRKLELYGEAVLALLKGASVADLLPEQPTSEDLQKDLATEP, from the coding sequence GTGCTCAGCGGCCTGGACGAGGAGCAGGCGGCCGCGGTCACGGCCCCGCCCGGGCCGGTGTGCATCCTGGCCGGCGCGGGCACCGGCAAGACCCGGGCGATCACCCACCGCATCGCGCACCGCGTGGTCACCGGGCAGGTCCAGCCCAAGCACGTGCTCGCGGTCACCTTCACCGCGCGCGCCGCGGCGCAGCTGCGCGAGCGGCTCGCCGGGCTCGACGCGCACGGCGTGCAGGCCCGCACCTTCCACGCCGCCGCCCTGCGCCAGCTGCGCTTCTTCGCGCCGCGCCTGCTGCGCGGCCGGGAGATGCCGGAGCTGGTCGAGAGCAAGGCGCGGCTGATCGTGCTCGCCGCGGCACGGGCCGGGGTGCGGGCCGACCGCACCGGCGCGCGCGACCTCGCCGCCGAGATCGAGTGGTCGAAGTCGTCCCTGGTGGAGCCCGGCGAGTACGTGGTGGCCGCGGCCAAGGCCGGCCGGGAGACCCCGCTGGACGCGGCCCAGGTGGCCGCCGTCTACACGGCGTACGAGCACGTCAAACGCCAGCAGGGCGTGATCGACTTCGAGGACCTGCTGCGTGCCATGTGCTGGGGCATCGAGGAGCACTCCGACGTCGCCGAGCAGGTCCGCGCGCAGTACCGGCACTTCGTCGTCGACGAGTACCAGGACGTGAACCCGCTCCAGCAGCGGCTGCTGGAGGCGTGGCTGGGCAACCGCACAGACCTGACCGTGGTCGGCGACGCGGCGCAGACCATCTACTCGTTCACCGGCGCGACCTCCTCCTACCTGGTGGACTTCGCGCGCAACCACCGCAACGCGACCGTGGTCCGGCTGGTCCGCGACTACCGGTCCACCCCGCAGGTGGTGGGCCTGGCCAACGCGGTGATCCGGCAGGCCAGGGGGAGCGAGGCGCGGCTGCGGCTGGACCTGGTCGGCCAGCGCCCGGCCGGGCCGGAGCCGGACGCGCGGGTCTTCGCCGACGAGCACAACGAGGCGGTCGCGGTGGCCCGCCGCTGCGCCGACCTGATCGCGGCGGGCACCCCGGCGGCGGAGATCGCGGTGCTGTTCCGCGCCAACGCCCAGTCGGAGACGTACGAGGAGGCGCTGGCCGACGCCGGGGTGCCGTACGTGCTGCGCGGTGGGGAGCGCTTCTTCGAACGGGCCGAGATCCGCCAGGCGATGGTGGCGCTGCGCTCGGCCTCCCGTGCCGACGGCGGCGACGACCTGGTCGCCACGGTCAGCGCGGTGCTGGTCGGGCTGGGCTGGCAGCCCGAGCGCCCGCCGTCGGGCGGGGCCGCCCGGGAACGCTGGGAGGCCCTGGCCGCGCTGGTCCGCCTGGCCGCCGAGTTCCGCCCCGGGCCGGGCGCCGAGGAAGGGCTCGCCGGGTTCACCGCCGAGCTGGGCCGGCGCGCCCACGCGCAGCACGCCCCGACCGTGGCCGGGGTGACGCTGGCCAGCCTGCACTCCGCGAAGGGCCTGGAGTGGGACGCGGTGTTCCTGGTCGGGCTCGTCGAGGGCACCATGCCCACCGCGTACGCCCGCAGCGCCGAGGCGCTGGAGGAGGAGCGGCGGCTGCTGTACGTCGGCATCACCCGGGCGCGGCGGCTGCTGTGGCTCAGCTACGGCGAGGCGCGCTCGTCCGGTGGACGGGCCCGGCGTCCGTGCCGGTTCCTGCAGGGCGTGCCCGGGTTGGCGCCGTTCGGCGGGCAGACCGCCGCCCCCCGGGCGGAGCGGCCCGCGCCGGGCGCGCCGCGGGTGCCGCGCAAGACCGTGATCGTGAGCTGCCGGGTGTGCGGGGCGACCCTGCTCGCCGGGCCGGAACGCAAGCTGGGCCGGTGCGCGGGCTGCCCTTCCTCGCTGGACGAGGAGCTTTTCGAGCGGCTGGGCGACTGGCGGGCCCGGGTCGCCGCGGCGGCGAAGATCCCCGCGTACGTCGTCTTCACCGACGCGACCCTGACCGCACTCGCCGAGCGTCAGCCATCCGACAGAGCGGGCCTGGTGGAGATCGCCGGCATCGGCCCGCGCAAACTCGAGCTGTATGGCGAGGCCGTTCTCGCCCTGTTGAAGGGCGCTTCGGTGGCGGATTTGCTGCCTGAACAACCGACTTCAGAAGATCTTCAAAAAGATTTGGCAACAGAGCCGTAA
- a CDS encoding WhiB family transcriptional regulator: MSLALAPVLDFSVELGAELPCRKFDPDLWFSDAPAELELAKSLCGECPLKVECLSGALEREEPWGVWGGEIFERGAVVARKRPRGRPRKDDLAREAALVAETEARVAAVTARESVRLAA, translated from the coding sequence ATGAGTCTGGCGTTGGCCCCAGTACTCGACTTCAGCGTCGAGCTGGGTGCGGAGCTGCCCTGCCGGAAGTTCGACCCGGACCTGTGGTTCTCGGACGCTCCCGCGGAGCTTGAGCTGGCCAAGTCGCTGTGCGGCGAGTGCCCGCTCAAGGTCGAGTGCCTCTCCGGGGCACTGGAGCGCGAGGAGCCCTGGGGCGTCTGGGGCGGCGAGATCTTCGAGCGTGGTGCGGTCGTGGCGCGCAAGCGTCCGCGTGGCCGTCCGCGTAAGGACGACCTCGCTCGCGAGGCGGCCCTGGTGGCCGAGACCGAGGCGCGTGTCGCCGCGGTCACCGCTCGCGAGTCGGTCCGGCTCGCTGCCTGA
- a CDS encoding ABC1 kinase family protein encodes MTDIPRRAVSRTAKLASLPLGFAGRTVLGFGKRVTGMATDVISAEIQERTAEQLFSVLGQLKGGAMKLGQALSVFEAALPDALAEPYREALTKLQEAAPPLPAATVHKVLAEQLGSDWRSRFREFDDVPAAAASIGQVHRAEWKVPRKRTGIPVAVKIQYPGAGDALIADLTQLSRLAGLFKVIQPGLDVKPLVTELRARVVEELDYELEAASQRAFAAAYAGDEEILVPQVLAAAPRVLVTEWVEGIPLSKIIGSGTVAQRDRAGALMAALHFSAPERAGLLHADPHPGNYRLLPDDRLAVIDFGAVARLPQGLPEPVGRITRLALAGRADEVLKGLQGEGFVRANADIDAQAVLDYVRPMLEPLAADEFRFTRAWLREEAARLASPRSPAYALGRQLNLPPSYLMIHRVTLGSIGVLCQLEAKAHYRAILERWLPGFAEPAR; translated from the coding sequence GTGACCGACATCCCGCGCCGCGCCGTCTCCCGCACCGCCAAGCTGGCATCTCTTCCCCTGGGCTTCGCCGGCCGGACCGTGCTCGGGTTCGGCAAGCGGGTCACCGGCATGGCCACCGACGTGATCTCCGCCGAGATCCAGGAGCGCACGGCCGAGCAGCTGTTCAGCGTGCTGGGTCAGCTCAAGGGCGGCGCGATGAAGCTCGGCCAGGCGCTGAGCGTGTTCGAGGCGGCCCTGCCCGACGCGCTGGCGGAGCCCTACCGCGAGGCGCTGACCAAGCTCCAGGAGGCGGCTCCGCCGCTGCCCGCGGCCACCGTGCACAAGGTGCTGGCCGAGCAGCTGGGCAGTGACTGGCGCAGCCGGTTCCGCGAGTTCGACGACGTGCCCGCGGCCGCGGCCAGCATCGGCCAGGTGCACCGCGCCGAGTGGAAGGTGCCGCGCAAGCGCACCGGCATCCCGGTCGCTGTGAAGATCCAGTACCCGGGAGCGGGCGACGCGCTGATCGCCGACCTGACCCAGCTGTCCCGACTGGCCGGGCTGTTCAAGGTGATCCAGCCCGGGCTGGACGTCAAGCCGCTGGTCACCGAGCTGCGCGCGCGGGTCGTCGAGGAGCTGGACTACGAGCTGGAGGCGGCCAGCCAGCGCGCCTTCGCGGCGGCGTACGCGGGGGACGAGGAGATCCTCGTGCCGCAGGTGCTGGCCGCCGCCCCGCGGGTGCTGGTCACCGAGTGGGTGGAGGGCATCCCGCTGTCGAAGATCATCGGCTCGGGCACGGTGGCGCAGCGCGATCGGGCCGGCGCGCTCATGGCCGCGCTGCACTTCTCCGCCCCCGAGCGGGCCGGGCTCCTGCACGCCGACCCGCACCCGGGCAACTACCGGCTGCTGCCCGACGACCGGCTCGCCGTCATCGACTTCGGCGCGGTCGCCCGCCTGCCCCAGGGCCTGCCGGAGCCGGTCGGCCGGATCACCCGGCTGGCCCTGGCCGGACGGGCTGACGAGGTGCTCAAGGGGCTGCAGGGCGAGGGGTTCGTGCGCGCGAACGCCGACATCGACGCGCAGGCGGTGCTGGACTACGTGCGGCCCATGCTGGAGCCGCTGGCCGCCGACGAGTTCCGTTTCACCCGGGCCTGGCTGCGCGAGGAGGCGGCCCGGCTGGCCAGCCCGCGCAGCCCGGCGTACGCGCTGGGTCGGCAGTTGAACCTGCCGCCGTCGTACCTGATGATCCACCGGGTGACGCTGGGCTCCATCGGTGTGCTGTGCCAGCTGGAGGCCAAGGCGCACTACCGCGCCATCCTGGAGCGCTGGCTTCCCGGCTTCGCCGAACCGGCACGCTGA
- a CDS encoding DUF5679 domain-containing protein, producing the protein MAEEKYNGYCVKCKEKRDFTGKVEISKTGMRMAKGPCPVCGTTVNRILGKA; encoded by the coding sequence GTGGCCGAAGAGAAGTACAACGGCTACTGCGTGAAGTGCAAGGAAAAGCGTGATTTCACCGGCAAGGTGGAGATCTCCAAGACTGGCATGCGGATGGCCAAGGGGCCCTGCCCCGTCTGCGGGACGACCGTGAACCGCATTCTCGGCAAGGCCTGA
- a CDS encoding M48 metallopeptidase family protein, protein MAAARKPVVEVRRSERRRRTVSAYREGERVVVLIPSQFSRAEESEWVSKMLARLAARDQRSLRSDAELEARARQLACRYLPEFGAVAVPATVRWVGNQHGRWGSCTPADRTIRLSERVREMPAWVGDYVLLHELVHLIVPSHNARFWALVGRYPRTERARGYLEGIAAAEHARAE, encoded by the coding sequence ATGGCCGCCGCACGCAAGCCCGTGGTAGAGGTCCGACGCAGTGAGCGCCGGCGGCGGACGGTGTCCGCCTACCGCGAGGGGGAGCGGGTCGTGGTGCTCATCCCCAGCCAGTTCTCCCGCGCCGAGGAGAGCGAGTGGGTCAGCAAGATGCTCGCCCGGCTCGCCGCCCGCGATCAGCGCAGCCTGCGCAGCGACGCCGAGCTCGAAGCCCGCGCCCGCCAGCTCGCCTGCCGCTACCTGCCCGAGTTCGGCGCCGTCGCGGTGCCCGCCACGGTGCGCTGGGTCGGCAACCAGCACGGCCGCTGGGGTTCCTGCACCCCCGCCGACCGCACCATCCGCCTGTCCGAGCGGGTGCGCGAGATGCCCGCGTGGGTCGGCGACTACGTGCTGCTCCACGAGCTGGTGCACCTGATCGTGCCCAGCCACAACGCCCGCTTCTGGGCCCTGGTCGGCCGCTACCCGCGCACCGAGCGCGCCCGCGGCTACCTCGAAGGCATCGCCGCCGCCGAACACGCCCGCGCCGAGTGA
- a CDS encoding zinc-dependent metalloprotease, which yields MPDTPFGFALPGGQPPDPNDPQQMQQFLAGLQQLMAMSSSGGGPVNWDLARQVATTSLNSEGDPAVSAADRREVDEALRLADLWLDPATSLPSGVLTTAAWNRNEWIFNTLDVWRKLADPVADRMVNAMGDLVPPEARAQLGPMAAMISSLGGALFGGQFGTALAKLAVEVLSAGDIGLPLGPNGTAALVPANIRAYGQGLELDPGELRLFVALREAAHQRLFGHVPWLRGHVLTAVEAYANGIRVDREAIEEALGRVNPADPESMAELQLEGIFTPDDSPQQQAALRRLETVLALVEGWVTHVVEQAAGNRLPNVVRLSETFRRRRAAGGPAEQTFAALVGLELRPRRLREAAALWAALTEHRGVSGRDALWDHPDLLPDDEDFADPVAYATAADTTVLDLSGLDDLPSHDEGSTNTGDEPDADPKQD from the coding sequence GTGCCTGACACCCCGTTCGGGTTCGCCCTTCCTGGCGGCCAACCACCAGACCCCAACGACCCGCAGCAGATGCAGCAGTTCCTCGCGGGGCTGCAGCAGCTGATGGCGATGAGTTCCAGCGGCGGCGGCCCCGTCAACTGGGACCTCGCCCGGCAGGTCGCCACCACCTCGCTCAACAGCGAGGGTGACCCGGCCGTGTCCGCCGCCGACCGCCGCGAGGTCGACGAGGCGCTGCGCCTGGCCGACCTGTGGCTCGACCCGGCCACCTCCCTGCCCAGCGGCGTGCTCACCACCGCCGCGTGGAACCGCAACGAGTGGATCTTCAACACCCTGGACGTCTGGCGCAAGCTGGCCGACCCGGTCGCCGACCGCATGGTCAACGCCATGGGCGACCTGGTCCCGCCGGAGGCCCGCGCCCAGCTCGGCCCGATGGCCGCGATGATCAGCAGCCTGGGCGGCGCGCTGTTCGGCGGCCAGTTCGGCACGGCGCTGGCCAAGCTCGCCGTCGAGGTGCTCTCGGCCGGCGACATCGGCCTGCCGCTCGGCCCGAACGGCACCGCCGCGCTCGTGCCCGCCAACATCCGGGCGTACGGCCAGGGCCTGGAGCTGGACCCGGGCGAGCTGCGCCTGTTCGTGGCCCTGCGCGAGGCCGCCCACCAGCGGCTCTTCGGCCACGTGCCGTGGCTGCGCGGGCACGTGCTGACCGCGGTGGAGGCCTACGCCAACGGCATCCGGGTGGACCGCGAGGCCATCGAGGAGGCGCTGGGCCGGGTCAACCCCGCCGACCCCGAGTCGATGGCCGAGCTGCAGCTCGAAGGCATCTTCACGCCCGACGACAGCCCGCAGCAGCAGGCCGCCCTGCGCCGCCTGGAGACCGTGCTCGCCCTGGTCGAAGGCTGGGTCACGCACGTGGTCGAGCAGGCCGCGGGCAACCGCCTGCCCAACGTCGTACGCCTCTCCGAGACATTCCGCCGCCGCCGCGCGGCAGGCGGCCCCGCGGAGCAGACGTTCGCCGCGCTCGTCGGTCTGGAGCTGCGGCCCCGCCGACTGCGCGAGGCCGCGGCGCTGTGGGCGGCGCTGACCGAGCACCGCGGCGTGTCCGGCCGCGACGCCCTGTGGGACCACCCCGACCTGCTGCCCGACGACGAGGACTTCGCCGACCCGGTCGCGTACGCCACCGCCGCCGACACCACGGTCCTCGACCTCAGCGGCCTGGACGACCTCCCCAGCCACGACGAGGGCAGCACGAACACCGGGGACGAGCCCGACGCCGACCCCAAGCAGGACTGA